From one Oxyura jamaicensis isolate SHBP4307 breed ruddy duck unplaced genomic scaffold, BPBGC_Ojam_1.0 oxyUn_random_OJ62197, whole genome shotgun sequence genomic stretch:
- the TIMM29 gene encoding mitochondrial import inner membrane translocase subunit Tim29: CRALLRDYAEAARDAALGARRRPWRAAGVAAALGGVLACAAAVPAPESFEAALLEASGALLLLSPPTRSPQAERHVGRLLRRRDRGQLRYRGLGVAAVVYEAPYDEAAALYRARCPHLRPPWLPGRLLDVGFWGRWWVLAARTRDCDVNEEEFGSLPPHLRRMEARQLRSEENERLFLQKFLPVTMPDGERGGET, encoded by the coding sequence GCTGCGGGACTACGCGGAGGCGGCGCGGGACGCGGCTCTCGGCGCCCGGCGGCGCCCGTGGCGGGCGGCGGGGGTGGCGGCGGCCCTGGGGGGGGTCCTGGCCTGCGCGGCGGCCGTGCCGGCCCCCGAATCCTTCGAGGCGGCCTTGCTGGAGGCCTCgggggccctgctgctgctctcgccccccacccgcagcccccaggCCGAGCGGCACGTGGGGCGGCTGCTGCGGCGGCGCGACCGCGGGCAGCTGCGGTaccgggggctgggggtggccgCCGTGGTGTACGAGGCGCCCTACGACGAGGCGGCCGCGCTCTACCGGGCGCGCTGCCCTCACCTGCGCCCGCCCTGGCTGCCCGGCCGCCTGCTCGATGTCGGCTTCTGGGGCCGCTGGTGGGTGCTGGCGGCGAGGACGCGCGACTGCGACGTCAACGAGGAGGAGTTCGGgagccttcctccccacctgagGCGCATGGAGGCCCGGCAGCTGCGCTCCGAGGAGAACGAGAGGCTGTTCCTGCAGAAATTCCTCCCCGTCACGATGCCGGACGGAGAGCGCGGCGGCGAGACGTGA